Proteins encoded together in one Triticum dicoccoides isolate Atlit2015 ecotype Zavitan chromosome 7B, WEW_v2.0, whole genome shotgun sequence window:
- the LOC119340893 gene encoding uncharacterized protein LOC119340893, whose protein sequence is MELVDIWAPILADPLPRQQAEIKIQSTYVDYGTMDFQALLEGPHDLDRWLKGAFIPTYIKEADLTHEIECNICSPTSDHGMNIQTPMPAPPEALPEKEEAPVTTTLNGGGGEEEETREGGGAMYPSPCQQRSRRLAATATPPVEGACDLLDYVPKSGWRHGSHVRSARGRGTWSINMEPCQKHGPRRTMTIGHLKR, encoded by the exons ATGGAACTAGTTGACATTTGGGCGCCCATCTTGGCCGATCCTCTTCCAAGACAACAG GCGGAGATTAAAATTCAGTCAACATATGTAGATTATGGCACCATGGACTTTCAAGCACTCTTAGAAGGACCCCATGATTTGGATAGATGGCTGAAAG GTGCATTCATTCCTACGTACATAAAGGAGGCGGATTTAACTCATGAG ATTGAATGTAACATTTGTTCACCAACTAGTGATCATGGCATGAACATACAAACACCTATGCCCGCTCCACCGGAGGCGTTGCCTGAGAAAGAGGAGGCCCCTGTCACCACGACTCTCAAcggtggaggaggagaagaggaggagacgAGAGAGGGAGGAGGGGCCATGTACCCGTCGCCTTGTCAGCAAAGAAGCAGGAGGCTTGCGGCCACCGCCACACCGCCGGTGGAGGGGGCATGCGATCTACTAG atTACGTACCAAAAAGTGGTTGGAGGCATGGAAGTCATGTGAGAAGTGCACGCGGGAGAGGAACATGGTCGATAAAcatggaaccatgccaaaaacatgggCCCAGAAGAACAATGACCATTGGACATCTGAAGAGGTGA